In Canis lupus baileyi chromosome X, mCanLup2.hap1, whole genome shotgun sequence, one DNA window encodes the following:
- the LOC140627841 gene encoding small ubiquitin-related modifier 1-like: MPVLSTQYSDKAIPTDAASGSPSTACGAVGKRDGFVNPGGQAAATVTLSDQEARPSTEDLGDKKEGEYIKLKVIGQDSSEIHFKAKMTAHLKKLQESYCQRQGVPMNSLRFLFEGQRVADNHTPKELDVEEEDVIEVYQEQTGGSFYDLDTLFIFVSFPSILSYF; the protein is encoded by the coding sequence ATGCCAGTCCTCAGCACTCAGTACTCAGACAAAGCTATACCCACTGATGCCGCCTCAGGAAGTCCCTCCACCGCCTGTGGTGCTGTGGGGAAGAGAGACGGATTTGTAAACCCCGGAGGCCAGGCCGCAGCCACCGTCACCTTGTCTGACCAGGAGGCAAGACCTTCAACTGAGGACTTGGGAgataagaaggaaggagaatacATTAAACTCAAAGTCATTGGACAGGATAGCAGCGAGATTCACTTCAAAGCGAAAATGACCGCCCATCTGAAGAAACTCCAAGAATCCTACTGTCAAAGACAGGGAGTTCCCATGAATTCGCTCAGGTTTCTCTTTGAAGGTCAGAGAGTTGCTGATAATCACACCCCAAAAGAACTGGACGTGGAGGAAGAAGATGTGATTGAAGTTTATCAGGAACAAACAGGGGGGTCGTTCTACGATTTAgatactctttttatttttgtttctttcccctcaatcctttcttatttttaa